A single window of Plasmodium reichenowi strain SY57 chromosome 12, whole genome shotgun sequence DNA harbors:
- a CDS encoding peptidyl-prolyl cis-trans isomerase, producing the protein MNIPNPRVFLDIAIGGRNAGRMIFELFMDKLPITCENFRCLCTGETGLGYYLKPRWYKNSPIHRIVTDFMFQGGDFNFGNGYGGESIYGQYFRNEKFIYKHSKRGILSMCQTRIKHTNNSQFFVTFKSCPWLDKRHVVLGHLEYGFDTLSFIEEQGTLIGKPKKQVFIYNCGVIPLDKIKYKSADNSDDDYIIPDIEKPLLEKDISINENSDFNELRNMYKYNKHF; encoded by the exons atgaatattcCTAATCCTCGTGTATTTTTGGATATAGCGATTGGTGGGAGGAATGCCGGACGAATGATATTTGAG CTTTTTATGGATAAACTTCCCATAACGTGTGAAAATTTTAGATGTCTATGTACTg GAGAAACAGGTTTAggttattatttaaaacCACGATGGTATAAGAATTCTCCTATCCATAGAATAGTGACCGATTTT ATGTTTCAGGGGGGAGATTTTAACTTTGGGAATGGTTATGGTGGGGAATCAATATATGGTCAATATTTtagaaatgaaaaatttatttataaacatTCGAAAAGGG GTATATTATCAATGTGTCAAACAAGAATAAAACACACAAATAATTCCCAATTTTTTGTTACTTTTAAAAGTTGCCCTTGGTTAGATAAAAGACAT GTTGTTTTGGGACATTTGGAATATGGATTTGATactttatcttttattGAAGAACAGGGAACTTTAATTGGGAAGCCCAAAAAACaagtatttatatataattg CGGTGTTATTCCTTTggataaaataaaatataaatctGCGGACAATTCAGATGATGACTATATTATACCA gATATCGAAAAACCATTATtagaaaaagatataaGTATTAATGAGAATTCAGATTTTAATGAGTTGagaaatatgtataaatataataaacatttttag
- a CDS encoding trimethylguanosine synthase, putative → MLKVRYENFNDIRNDDEVLNISFVAHPCYYSILDLEECELFNKIVYENFCKVAERVDIYDKNEYLSVYRRHDKKCRELHMLKSWELLKNTYRYKMPVIFKNLEDFDLYNMEKIPFYSINYNKKKKGTKENGFVVRNKKKINIIDKGKCFILDNHMIYSMTPEYIAKNISKNILLNMNHIMKGNNILSLKEDDKYVKPQKVNDNGYYFKFHYRYYDDPIYCKDNYSYKRKGISPIKKKRKIEPTLDNNKKIDYEEKKRILIYLDPFAGAGGNCNHMNNIFTIGCDINFYRIKQCQHNCNFYNKNVDFILCDFFNLVTHFRKGTIDVIFFSIPWGGPKYKNKKNFDLNSEISDNISVYKCIEVSVELTENLVFYLPRNVCMKELYYLYEYYKRLVKNKKCVNYENDDIYKYDRKGKKKKKKKKKEEKKKKDIELTSNDKYYYEHKNKLQNRSNNILLELYINRTRCNYEKKDDNSLNNFFYLFNEKCDIYDNKFILSKVHNLFNINIDHCYDIFNCGVMEKRYFEGEIYNIKEKSLRYGINNRNHDNIETYDNKIHRHDYSYVQDEKKEIKEKGEYSINYSYSNDRNINYPSNTKKKKKKKKKKYIWAWHNTCMVLYLGNICRNIRNRKIINMKDVYYIDRTLSNILIAIEIGKSKYENFFYSYHNMVFGEKKKHFYCIYKNKKECFNNKLYINKNELIKKYVINEENILYINMFIMKKLYYIIEKIIFLFFNNLKNMMGYEKISFLNKICIHLENVYDKILTKNIDKDIDIKKYETYIYKDDEKKGELFYKHLVEYFNIIIRKIKKEFILLFSIYLYDISFIRYYFRHKNINIEKKRKKNLSTQGLKKIHYNIIRILFNLLLYMKIYINIVTNNIKLECYFNHQFIIDNMNRDHIHKDIINKCSSIYSLRKKKNRNYNFRTNNATSYVSCFKKFIKCIIRICINLELKKNNEEERISMKNMSNFFFRSLFHVERVDILINKLNNNINNNINNNINNNINNNINNNINNNINNNMNNNINNNINNNINNYEEQEEDIKYYKYNLYLLLIHFFTKQFLYNSHVNTNLDYFNTLLFFYFNQIYNLSKFQVGYINIFVHFLNNFLYKNFFLKIT, encoded by the coding sequence ATGCTTAAAGTGAGATATGAGAACTTTAACGATATAAGGAATGATGATGAGGTGTTGAACATTTCTTTTGTGGCGCATCCATGTTATTATTCGATTTTAGATTTAGAGGAATGtgaattatttaataaaatagtTTATGAGAATTTTTGCAAGGTAGCTGAAAGGGtagatatatatgataagaATGAATATCTAAGTGTATATAGAAGACatgataaaaaatgtaGAGAATTACATATGCTAAAAAGTTGGGAATTATTAAAGAATACATATAGATATAAGATGCCtgtaatatttaaaaatttggaagattttgatttatataatatggaGAAGATACCTTTTTATTctattaattataataaaaaaaaaaaaggaacaAAGGAAAATGGTTTTGTTGTGagaaataagaaaaaaataaatattattgataagggaaaatgttttattttagaTAATCATATGATATATTCTATGACACCTGAATATATCGCAAAAAATATAAgcaaaaatatattattgaatatgaatcatataatgaaaggaaataatatattaagtTTAAAAGAGGATGATAAATATGTGAAACCTCAGAAAGTTAATGATAATGGTTATTATTTCAAATTCCATTATCGTTATTATGATGATCCTATTTATTGTAAAGataattattcttataaGAGAAAAGGAATTTCTCctattaagaaaaaaagaaagataGAACCCACTTtggataataataaaaagattGATTAtgaggaaaaaaaaagaattttaatttatttagACCCATTTGCCGGTGCAGGTGGGAATTGTAACCacatgaataatatatttacaataGGTTGtgatataaatttttatagaATAAAACAATGTCAACATAAttgtaatttttataataaaaatgttgattttattttgtgtGATTTCTTTAACCTGGTTACCCATTTTAGAAAAGGCACAATCgatgtaatattttttagtATACCTTGGGGAGGACCAAAgtataagaataaaaagaattttgACCTGAACTCTGAAATAAGTGATAATATAAGtgtatataaatgtatagAAGTATCCGTAGAACTAACGGAAAATTTGGTTTTCTATCTTCCAAGAAATGTATGTATGAAggaattatattatttgtatgaATATTACAAAAGGTTAgtaaagaacaaaaaatgtgtaaattatgaaaatgatgatatttataaatatgatagaaaaggaaaaaaaaaaaaaaaaaaaaaaaaaaaagaagaaaaaaaaaaaaaagatattgAGTTGACATCTAACgataaatattattatgaacatAAGAATAAGTTGCAAAACAgaagtaataatatattattagaattatatataaatcgAACTAGATgtaattatgaaaaaaaggatgataatagtttaaataattttttttatttgtttaatgaaaaatgtgatatatatgataataaatttattttgtcAAAAGTTCATaatctttttaatattaatattgaTCATTgttatgatatatttaattgtGGTGTGATGGAGAAAAGGTATTTTGAAGGAgagatatataatataaaagaaaaatcCTTACGTTATGgtataaataatagaaATCATGATAACATTGAAACATATGATAATAAGATACATCGTCATGATTATTCTTATGTTCAGGATGAgaagaaagaaataaaagaaaaaggaGAATATTCAATTAATTATTCTTATTCGAATgatagaaatataaattatccTTCTAatacgaaaaaaaaaaagaaaaaaaaaaaaaaaaaatatatatgggCGTGGCATAATACATGTATGGTTTTATACCTTGGTAATATATGTCGAAATATTagaaatagaaaaattataaacatGAAAGATGTGTATTATATTGATAGGACtttatcaaatatattaatagcTATAGAAATTGGCAAAAgtaaatatgaaaattttttttattcatatcatAATATGGTTTTTGgtgaaaaaaagaaacatttttattgtatatataaaaataaaaaagaatgttttaataataaattatatataaataaaaatgagttaataaaaaaatacgTGATTAATGAAGAgaacattttatatataaatatgtttattatgaaaaaattatattatataattgaaaaaataatattccttttttttaataatttaaaaaatatgatggGTTATGAGAAAATAAGTTtcttaaataaaatatgtatacacttagaaaatgtatatgataaaatcttgacaaaaaatatagataaagATATTGATATTAAGAAATATGAAAcgtatatttataaagatgatgaaaagaaaggagaattattttataagcATTTGgttgaatattttaatattataataagaaaaattaagaaGGAGTTTATTCTTTTGTttagtatatatttatatgatatatcatttataaGATATTATTTTAGACACAAGAATattaatatagaaaaaaaaagaaaaaaaaatttgtcTACACAAggtttaaaaaaaattcattataatataataagaatattatttaatttattattgtatatgaaaatttatataaatattgtaactaataatataaaattggAGTGTTATTTTAATCACCAGTTTATTATAGATAATATGAATAGAGACCATATCCATAAggatattataaataagtGTTCTTCTATTTATTCtttgagaaaaaaaaaaaatagaaattataattttagAACAAATAATGCCACGTCATATGTGAGTTgctttaaaaaatttataaaatgtataatacgtatatgtattaatttagagttaaaaaaaaataatgaagaagaaagGATATctatgaaaaatatgagtaattttttttttcgttcTTTATTTCATGTTGAAAGGGTTGATATACTTATAAACAAGctaaataataatataaataataatataaataataatataaataataatataaacaataatataaataataatataaacaataatataaacaataatatgaataataatataaacaataatataaataataatataaataattatgagGAGCAGGAGGAggatataaaatattataaatataatttatatttgttattaattcatttttttacaaaacaatttttatataatagtCATGTCAATACAAATCTGGATTATTTTAACACActccttttcttttattttaatcagatatataatttgtCAAAATTTCAAGTTGGgtacataaatatattcgTTCATTTTCtcaataattttttgtataaaaattttttccTAAAGATAACATGa
- a CDS encoding conserved protein, unknown function (part of same gene as PRSY57_1202000A~gap found within coding sequence): IKLNEIHKLTNSPNEGDNLSFAIPMCAPYSAIQTHKYKIKLVPGNTKKGKVADSCISYFLKNATNEKEKELIKNISMDELGNCIIANCTPDLKELKELSKNNFVQKGRKK, encoded by the exons ataaaattaaatgaaatacATAAGTTAACGAATTCACCAAATGAAGGAGATAATTTGTCATTTGCTATTCCTATGTGTGCCCCATATTCAGCCATAcaa ActcataaatataagatCAAACTTGTCCCAGGAAATACGAAGAAAGGGAAGGTAGCAGATTCTTGTATTTCTTACTTTTTAAAGAATGCtacaaatgaaaaagagaaggaattaattaaaaatatatcg aTGGACGAATTAGGAAATTGTATTATAGCAAATTGTACACCAGACTTAAAGgaattaaaagaattatctaaaaataattttgtaCAAAAGGGGAGAAAAAAGTAG
- a CDS encoding conserved protein, unknown function (part of same gene as PRSY57_1202000B~gap found within coding sequence): MAKQRLTALDIRAIVTLCKKNIVGCIVTNIYNISNKIYVIKCSRKEQKLFFLVEAEKRIHITEWKREKDVMPSSFTMKLRKHLRSRKISNIKQLGADRVIDIQFGYDEKASHLIVELYIAGNIILTDENYKILSILKSNDTIMGKKYNVNDIYNVEEHMSVLLYKNLKGPDDKEYLKKCIMEILLYYNNINMDTLILKDGDEISNNINNVSNVNPNGILNNGDIIEYNKLCLKNSGTVPKKNGNNNDNKKFATKGKEKCKNESNKNNESNKNNKSNKNNKSKNNNDSNNVKNAHNNNDKVENPNCSDNEKMKKVKKLKTLCDLGSKLILFAHNDLIIHSFLECEVNPLDLLENYDINRLCEIFCHVIKECLSILNKLSDETCTIKGYGFYNLENDNNNNNKKKNNNNNNINNNMYNMHKKDQDNDKKELRNNNNTEKKEEYNFTEFSPIILKNNEVKLNENKIKYISFDDFNLCVDTYFSKLELSKYDKQQEITKSKNAITKVDKIKLDHERRIEQLEKEVLLLKKKITLIQLNDVLIEEGIKLMRSALSTSANWEKIWEHIQIFKKQEHPIAVRIKSVNFKNCEMDYELSDCDDDDDDNDDDNDDNNKSCVKPKMFAVTINLNNSVYGNIEDYQRLRKKAEEKIRKTKMATDFAVKKVEKKKKNKDNNKQKGKAKSSVGHIQKLRKVYWFEKFHWFISSENYLVIAGRDALQNEILFRRYFQKNDIYVHADIHGAASCIIKNPYKDTPIPDKTLSEAGQLAICRSSAWNNKIITSAWWVYYNQVSKSAPSGEYLKTGSFVIRGKKNYLPHVKLEMGFCVLFQIEKNEDLNVEDLPLEENNMDIDDIKREDDKGDDLSNNNMIDGLDNNVCDSIPANNDKNNVDKNNVDKNNVDKNNVDKNNVDKNNVDKNNVDKNNVDKNNVDKNKNVHTYVNYLNNISVHYTNKEHGVGITEDKIKENDSVKYLVPNRFNNIYILEKNNMLNVSGIKGTNENEKYDSRDIHIKILYNILSDDIFKTHFFHKSALSWYNIKSKSYIIKRKKNGNAFNKYIYYLTRNKKDIYKMICILYPLVVYNILRKMNNPTYIYKSKYVNNICVNKFYHAFCKIIKYFFHIYNILIRKGDRCFKRENFFEIYKYKNYIIRVFFKGLRGKRILVDSIYNFLIFMDSTLYERYKWTHVVSNIFSLSCYNKDVEKDNYGNVYKNMYMEKSMDFVNKKMLNYIINYEENCNFENYDYDINFCKEKACFVECEVYGRPVTFKEDSDEEIVCSEKKNENITNEEGVNSLCSSSYSEISDTNKGNKKMKKKNVTFLCDDEDKMDVSRVSRPRELTGFIKTDVNKLLKEIESEENSNIGNINSDNSNEENKKERCVSFKIEANNDNVNYDKRSNDNISRPFRSRKGTGYVKMDMNKLLKEIEEDETKDINDDEKKKQVTFKRKNIDSDVVKRTVSFSSEEEHICIEQPASLYMPRPVRTRKATGFVKMDMKKLLDEIGVDDIYEEKDDERKNEDMDVEQNVQNGENRFGEKGKKVAFESYKNNDVIKKSVSFSSEEEYIPVDEPVSLKVTRPVRSRKATGFVKMDVSKLLQQIDSDERNEEMKNDDKKEKRVTFKNKDISSELVKKSTTTYTSEDDYNISSKNSESSPMVRPVRTRKPTGFVKMDVSKLLREVEYEEEGDDGTSVRLHNNIRSNDIIKKTVSFSSEEEYIPVYQSEERVNNARPVRTRKATGFVKVDMSKLLKEVEQELQEEEEEENDNDDDAVEGKKKKKRREQIEYDIKGEEENKNNDDDNLRKDKKVTFNDKVCELMNKKNVSFSSEEEHIPVEERVSLSMVKPVRTRKPTGFVNVDVSKLLRDIGSKDFKDEDEEKSEEKSEEKSEDESEEKSEDESEDESEDDDDDGDDDDEEEEENTSEGYSGEKKNTNYDNHNVNDKEGFNKSGDDNSYVEDIYGNNKNNMKRNKENDKLKKNVSFEYNENENKNENKNKNKNKNNVHLLRGARTKKKRMKKKYKEQEDDEESRLLHMKIIGSKM; encoded by the exons ATGGCAAAACAAAGATTAACAGCACTCGACATACGTGCCATTGTTACATTATGTAAAAAGAATATCGTCGGATGTATTGTAACaaatatttacaatatTTCTAATAAGATATATGTGATAAAATGTTCAAGGAAAGAACAAAAACTTTTTTTCCTCGTTGAAGCAGAAAAGAGAATACATATAACGGAATGGAAAAGAGAAAAGGATGTGATGCCTTCATCATTTACTATGAAATTAAGAAAACATTTACGTTCACGTAAAATTTCGAATATTAAACAATTAGGAGCTGATCGAGTTATTGATATACAATTTGGATATGATGAAAAGGCAAGTCATTTAATTGtagaattatatattgcaggaaatataatattaactGATGAGAATTATAAGATCCTTAGTATTTTAAAGAGTAATGATACTATTAtgggaaaaaaatataatgtgaatgatatatataatgtgGAAGAACACATGTctgttttattatataagaatTTGAAAGGACCAGATGATAAggaatatttaaaaaaatgtataatggaaatattgttatattataataatattaatatggATACCTTAATTTTGAAAGATGGTGATGAAAtatctaataatataaataacgTTTCTAATGTTAACCCGAATggtatattaaataatggagatattatagaatataataaattgtGTTTGAAAAATAGTGGTACTGTTCCAAAGAAGaatggtaataataatgataataaaaagtttGCCACAAAGGGGAAAGAGAAATGTAAAAATgaaagtaataaaaataatgaaagtaataaaaataataaaagtaataaaaataataaaagtaaaaacaataatgatagtaataatgtaaagaatgctcataataataatgataaggTTGAAAATCCTAATTGCAgtgataatgaaaaaatgaagaaggtaaaaaaattaaaaacgCTATGTGATTTAGGTTctaaattaatattattcgCGCATAACGatttaataatacattCCTTTTTGGAATGTGAGGTAAATCCTTTAGATTTATTAGAAAACtatgatataaatagaTTATGTGAAATATTTTGTCATGTAATAAAGGAGTGTTTATCAATATTAAATAAGTTAAGTGATGAAACGTGTACGATAAAGGGATATGGATTTTATAATTTAGAAaatgacaataataataataataaaaaaaaaaataataataataataatattaataataatatgtataatatgCATAAAAAGGATCaagataatgataaaaaagaattaagaaataataacaatacggaaaaaaaagaagaatataattTCACGGAGTTCTCTCCAATTATTCTTAAGAATAATGAAGTGAAATTAAATgagaacaaaataaaatatatatcttttgaTGATTTTAATTTATGTGTGGATACATATTTCAGTAAATTGGAATTATCCAAATATGATAAGCAACAAGAAATTACTAAGAGTAAAAATGCAATAACAAAGGTAGATAAGATAAAATTAGATCATGAAAGGAGAATTGAACAATTGGAAAAAgaagtattattattaaaaaagaagataaCGTTAATACAATTAAATGATGTATTAATCGAAGAAGGAATTAAATTAATGCGTTCAGCACTTTCTACCAGTGCAAATTGGGAAAAAATATGGGAGcatatacaaatatttaaGAAGCAAGAACATCCAATAGCAGTGCGTATAAAATCGGTAAATTTTAAGAATTGTGAAATGGATTACGAATTAAGTGACTgtgatgatgatgatgatgataatgatgatgataatgatgataataataaatcatgTGTGAAACCTAAAATGTTTGCTGTTACCATTAATTTAAACAACTCTGTTTATGGAAATATCGAAGATTATCAACGATTAAGAAAAAAGGcagaagaaaaaattagGAAGACAAAAATGGCTACCGATTTTGCTGTTAAAAAAGttgaaaagaaaaagaaaaacaaagataataataaacaaaaagGAAAAGCAAAATCAAGTGTTGGTCATATTCAAAAGTTAAGAAAAGTTTATTGGTTTGAAAAATTTCATTGGTTTATATCTTCTGAAAATTATTTAGTGATTGCTGGAAGAGATGCTTtacaaaatgaaatattatttagaAGATATTTTCAGAAGAATGATATTTATGTACATGCAGATATACATGGTGCAGCATCttgtattattaaaaacCCTTATAAGGATACACCTATTCCTGACAAGACACTTTCTGAAGCTGGTCAGTTGGCCATATGTCGAAGTTCTGCTTGGAACAACAAAATAATTACCTCTGCCTGGTGGGTATATTACAATCAGGTGAGTAAGTCGGCTCCTAGTGgtgaatatttaaaaacGGGTTCTTTTGTAATAAGAGGAAAGAAGAATTATTTGCCTCATGTAAAATTGGAAATGGGTTTTTGTGTTCTTTTTCAAATCGAGAAAAATGAAGACTTGAATGTGGAGGACCTTCCTTTGGAGGAGAATAATATGGATAttgatgatataaaaaggGAGGATGACAAAGGTGATGACTTgtcaaataataatatgatagATGGGTTAGATAATAATGTATGTGATAGTATACCTGCTAATAATGATAAGAACAATGTTGATAAGAACAATGTAGATAAGAACAATGTAGATAAGAACAATGTAGATAAGAACAATGTTGATAAGAACAATGTAGATAAGAACAATGTAGATAAGAACAATGTAGATAAGAACAATGTAGATAAGAACAAGAATGTTCATACTTATGTGAATTATTTAAACAATATTTCAGTTcattatacaaataaagaGCATGGTGTTGGAATTACtgaagataaaataaaagaaaatgattCTGTTAAATATTTGGTACCAAACAGATTTAATAACATTTATATCttggaaaaaaataatatgttgAATGTTTCTGGTATAAAAGGAACGAACGAGAATGAAAAGTATGATAGCAGagatatacatataaaaatattgtataatatattaagtgatgatatatttaagaCACATTTTTTCCATAAATCTGCTTTGTCTTggtataatataaaatcaaagagttatataataaaaagaaagaaaaatggaaatgcatttaataaatatatatactacTTAACAAGAAATAagaaagatatatataaaatgatttgtattttatatcctttagtagtatataatatattaagaaaaatgaataaccctacttatatttataaaagtaaatatgttaataatatatgtgttaACAAATTTTATCATGCGTTttgtaaaataataaaatattttttccacatttataatatattaattagGAAAGGTGATAGATGTTTCAAAAGGgaaaatttttttgaaatatataaatataagaattatataataaggGTATTTTTTAAAGGATTAAGGGGTAAAAGAATATTAGTTgatagtatatataattttcttatttttatggaTAGCACATTGTATGAAAGATATAAATGGACACACGTTGtaagtaatatattttctttatcatgttataataaagatgtagaaaaggataattatggaaatgtatataaaaatatgtatatggAGAAAAGTATGGATTTTGTAAATAAGAAGAtgttaaattatataataaattatgaGGAGAATTGTAATTTCGAGAATTACGATTATgatattaatttttgtaaGGAAAAGGCTTGTTTTGTTGAATGTGAGGTTTATGGTAGGCCCGTAACATTTAAAGAGGATTCTGATGAAGAAATAGTTTGTTCGGAGAAAAagaatgaaaatataacaaatgaAGAAGGTGTTAATTCTTTATGTAGTAGTAGTTATAGTGAAATTAGTGATACTAATAAAGGAAAtaagaaaatgaaaaagaagaatGTAACTTTTTTATGTGATGATGAGGATAAGATGGATGTGTCGAGGGTTTCGAGACCAAGGGAACTTACGGGTTTTATAAAAACGGatgttaataaattattgAAAGAGATTGAAAGTGAGGAGAACTCGAATATTGGGAATATAAATAGTGATAATTCGAATGAGGAGAATAAAAAGGAGAGGTGTGTATCATTTAAAATCGAAGcaaataatgataatgttaattatgataagagatcaaatgataatatatctaGACCATTTAGATCACGAAAAGGAACTGGTTATGTAAAAATGGATATGAATAAGTTGTTAAAGGAAATAGAAGAAGATGAGACTAAGGATATcaatgatgatgaaaagAAGAAACAGGTAACTTTTAAAAGGAAGAATATAGATAGTGACGTGGTAAAAAGGACTGTGTCTTTTTCATCCGAGGAAgaacatatatgtattgAGCAACCTGCTTCATTGTATATGCCAAGACCTGTAAGGACAAGAAAGGCCACAGGTTTTGTTAAAATGGATATGAAGAAATTGTTAGATGAAATAGGAGTTGATGATATTTATGAAGAAAAGGATGATGAGAGAAAGAACGAAGACATGGATGTTGAACAAAATGTACAAAATGGTGAAAACAGATTTGGTGAGAAAGGAAAGAAGGTGGCCTTTGAGAGTTACAAGAATAATgatgttataaaaaagagTGTATCTTTTTCATCCGAAGAGGAATATATACCTGTTGACGAACCCGTGTCTTTGAAAGTCACTAGACCGGTGAGATCAAGGAAAGCTACTGGTTTTGTTAAAATGGATGTTAGTAAATTATTACAACAGATAGATTCCGATGAACGTAATGAggaaatgaaaaatgatgataagaaagaaaaaagggTAACCTTCAAAAATAAGGATATAAGTAGCGAATTAGTGAAGAAAAGTACAACAACGTATACATCTGAAGATGactataatatttcttcaAAGAATTCTGAATCTTCTCCTATGGTTCGACCTGTGAGGACAAGAAAACCAACAGGTTTTGTTAAAATGGATGTTAGTAAATTATTAAGAGAAGTAGAATATGAAGAAGAAGGAGATGATGGGACCAGTGTCAGGTtgcataataatattagaaGTAACGATATAATTAAGAAAACGGTTTCCTTTTCATCAGAGGAGGAATATATTCCTGTTTATCAATCGGAAGAAAGAGTGAATAATGCAAGACCTGTGAGGACGCGTAAGGCTACAGGTTTTGTTAAAGTGGATATGAGTAAATTATTAAAGGAGGTCGAGCAAGAATTAcaagaagaagaagaagaagaaaatgataatgatgatgatgctgtggaaggaaaaaaaaaaaaaaagcgCAGAGAGCAGATAGAATATGATATAAAGGgtgaagaagaaaataagaataatgatgatgataatttGAGAAAAGATAAAAAGGTAACGTTTAATGATAAAGTATGTGAGCTAATGAACAAAAAGAatgtttctttttcatcGGAAGAAGAACATATTCCTGTTGAAGAACGTGTGTCGTTAAGTATGGTGAAGCCCGTGAGAACACGAAAACCTACTGGTTTTGTAAATGTTGACGTTAGCAAATTGCTTAGGGATATAGGAAGTAAGGATTTTAAGGATgaagatgaagaaaaaagtGAAGAAAAAAGTGAAGAAAAAAGTGAAGATGAAAGTGAAGAAAAAAGTGAAGATGAAAGTGAAGATGAAAGTGAGGATGATGATGACGATggtgatgatgatgatgagGAAGAGGAGGAGAATACGAGTGAAGGATATTCAGgtgaaaagaaaaatacaaattatGATAATCATAATGTTAATGATAAAGAAGGATTCAATAAATCAGGTGATGATAATTCCTATGTAGAGGACATTtatggtaataataaaaataacatgaaaagaaataaagaaaatgataaattaaaaaaaaatgtttcttttgaatataatgaaaatgaaaataaaaatgaaaataaaaataaaaataaaaataag AATAATGTACATTTATTAAGAGGGGCAAGAACGAAGAAAAAGCgtatgaagaaaaaatataaggaGCAAGAGGATGATGAGGAATCAAGGCTATTgcatatgaaaataattgGCTCCAAAATG